From the genome of Vigna angularis cultivar LongXiaoDou No.4 chromosome 11, ASM1680809v1, whole genome shotgun sequence, one region includes:
- the LOC108333814 gene encoding uncharacterized protein LOC108333814 isoform X4 translates to MLKTECYEEILLSPLKSIQFLCRGSTQKRIEEEMGVKIIMPTSKDDDFISIEGISIDSVNSASERIQDIIDESVNSRNVDYSHFISIPLAIHPGLVKKLINFEHSILGNVSYKDRSTYTDSNEEEGTTDTKGKNAGVAVEHKVNLTEIPLVSYKPKAFQSAASSDLGIDKSIFIRPKTFHLTVLMLKLWNKERIKTATEVLQSISSKVMEALDNRPLSIRLKGLECMKGSLAKARVLYAPVEEIGSEGRLLRACQVIIDAYVEAGLVLERDAKHKLKLHATVMNTGHSERTKWKRKVYSFDARGIFEQYGSEDWGQYLIHEAHLSQRFSFDENGYYHCCASIPFPGNVQVE, encoded by the exons ATGTTGAAAACAGAGTGCTACGAGGAGATTCTTCTGTCTCCTCTGAAAAGCATTCAATTTCTGTGCAG GGGATCCACACAGAAAAGGATAGAAGAGGAGATGGGGGTTAAAATAATAATGCCTACTTCAAAAGATGACGATTTCATTT CCATTGAAGGCATTTCAATCGACAGTGTGAATTCAGCTTCGGAGAGGATACAGGATATAATTGATGAG AGTGTTAATAGTCGAAACGTTGATTATTCACACTTCATATCCATTCCACTGGCAATTCATCCTGGGTTAGTTAAGAAACTCATTAATTTTGAACACTCAATTTTGGGAAATGTTTCTTACAAGGATAGGAGCACTTATACTGATTCCAATGAAGAGGAGGGTACTACTGACACCAAAGGTAAAAATGCTGGTGTTGCAGTTGAACATAAAGTTAATCTTACCGAGATACCCCTTGTCAGTTACAAACCTAAAGCATTCCAGTCTGCTGCTTCATCCG ATCTGGGTATTGACAAATCTATATTCATCAGGCCTAAAACATTTCACCTTACAGTACTGATGCTTAAGCTATGGAACAAAGAACGAATTAAGACAGCCACTGAGGTTCTGCAG AGTATCTCCTCGAAAGTTATGGAAGCCTTGGATAATCGGCCACTCTCTATAAGATTAAAGGGACTG GAATGCATGAAAGGTTCTTTGGCAAAAGCCCGTGTTCTGTATGCTCCTGTGGAAGAAATTGGCAGTGAGGGCCGTCTTTTACGTGCTTGTC AAGTCATTATTGATGCATATGTTGAAGCTGGACTCGTCTTAGAGCGTGATGCTAAACACAAACTGAAG CTACACGCCACTGTGATGAACACGGGACATAGTGAAAG GACTAAGTGGAAAAGAAAGGTTTATTCTTTTGATGCACGAGGCATATTTGAGCAGTATGGATCGGAGGACTGGGGGCAGTATCTTATTCATGAAGCTCATCTTTCGCAGAGATTTTCTTTCGACGAAAATGGATACTATCATTGTTGTGCTTCAATTCCTTTTCCTGGAAATGTGCAGGTGGAATGA
- the LOC108333814 gene encoding uncharacterized protein LOC108333814 isoform X3, which translates to MEQKNVNSIWRPVATKASACEDRGTVQETGGSTSTTVSNDHVMKVATEAIDAIAKSATSSSQLQDNVENRVLRGDSSVSSEKHSISVQVGASLFPFIKGQWGSTQKRIEEEMGVKIIMPTSKDDDFISIEGISIDSVNSASERIQDIIDESVNSRNVDYSHFISIPLAIHPGLVKKLINFEHSILGNVSYKDRSTYTDSNEEEGTTDTKDLGIDKSIFIRPKTFHLTVLMLKLWNKERIKTATEVLQSISSKVMEALDNRPLSIRLKGLECMKGSLAKARVLYAPVEEIGSEGRLLRACQVIIDAYVEAGLVLERDAKHKLKLHATVMNTGHSERTKWKRKVYSFDARGIFEQYGSEDWGQYLIHEAHLSQRFSFDENGYYHCCASIPFPGNVQVE; encoded by the exons ATGGAACAGAAAAATGTGAATTCTATATGGAGACCAGTTGCCACTAAGGCCAGTGCTTGTGAAG ATCGAGGCACAGTTCAGGAAACGGGCGGTAGCACATCTACCACTGTTTCAAATGATCATGTCATGAAGGTAGCTACTGAAGCTATAGATGCAATAGCTAAATCAGCTACTAGTTCAAGCCAATTGCAGGATAATGTTGAAAACAGAGTGCTACGAGGAGATTCTTCTGTCTCCTCTGAAAAGCATTCAATTTCTGTGCAG GTTGGTGCTTCtctatttccttttattaaagGACAATG GGGATCCACACAGAAAAGGATAGAAGAGGAGATGGGGGTTAAAATAATAATGCCTACTTCAAAAGATGACGATTTCATTT CCATTGAAGGCATTTCAATCGACAGTGTGAATTCAGCTTCGGAGAGGATACAGGATATAATTGATGAG AGTGTTAATAGTCGAAACGTTGATTATTCACACTTCATATCCATTCCACTGGCAATTCATCCTGGGTTAGTTAAGAAACTCATTAATTTTGAACACTCAATTTTGGGAAATGTTTCTTACAAGGATAGGAGCACTTATACTGATTCCAATGAAGAGGAGGGTACTACTGACACCAAAG ATCTGGGTATTGACAAATCTATATTCATCAGGCCTAAAACATTTCACCTTACAGTACTGATGCTTAAGCTATGGAACAAAGAACGAATTAAGACAGCCACTGAGGTTCTGCAG AGTATCTCCTCGAAAGTTATGGAAGCCTTGGATAATCGGCCACTCTCTATAAGATTAAAGGGACTG GAATGCATGAAAGGTTCTTTGGCAAAAGCCCGTGTTCTGTATGCTCCTGTGGAAGAAATTGGCAGTGAGGGCCGTCTTTTACGTGCTTGTC AAGTCATTATTGATGCATATGTTGAAGCTGGACTCGTCTTAGAGCGTGATGCTAAACACAAACTGAAG CTACACGCCACTGTGATGAACACGGGACATAGTGAAAG GACTAAGTGGAAAAGAAAGGTTTATTCTTTTGATGCACGAGGCATATTTGAGCAGTATGGATCGGAGGACTGGGGGCAGTATCTTATTCATGAAGCTCATCTTTCGCAGAGATTTTCTTTCGACGAAAATGGATACTATCATTGTTGTGCTTCAATTCCTTTTCCTGGAAATGTGCAGGTGGAATGA
- the LOC108333814 gene encoding uncharacterized protein LOC108333814 isoform X1 → MQKKIYLEDLSMEQKNVNSIWRPVATKASACEDRGTVQETGGSTSTTVSNDHVMKVATEAIDAIAKSATSSSQLQDNVENRVLRGDSSVSSEKHSISVQVGASLFPFIKGQWGSTQKRIEEEMGVKIIMPTSKDDDFISIEGISIDSVNSASERIQDIIDESVNSRNVDYSHFISIPLAIHPGLVKKLINFEHSILGNVSYKDRSTYTDSNEEEGTTDTKGKNAGVAVEHKVNLTEIPLVSYKPKAFQSAASSDLGIDKSIFIRPKTFHLTVLMLKLWNKERIKTATEVLQSISSKVMEALDNRPLSIRLKGLECMKGSLAKARVLYAPVEEIGSEGRLLRACQVIIDAYVEAGLVLERDAKHKLKLHATVMNTGHSERTKWKRKVYSFDARGIFEQYGSEDWGQYLIHEAHLSQRFSFDENGYYHCCASIPFPGNVQVE, encoded by the exons AT GcagaagaaaatatatcttgaagACCTTAGCATGGAACAGAAAAATGTGAATTCTATATGGAGACCAGTTGCCACTAAGGCCAGTGCTTGTGAAG ATCGAGGCACAGTTCAGGAAACGGGCGGTAGCACATCTACCACTGTTTCAAATGATCATGTCATGAAGGTAGCTACTGAAGCTATAGATGCAATAGCTAAATCAGCTACTAGTTCAAGCCAATTGCAGGATAATGTTGAAAACAGAGTGCTACGAGGAGATTCTTCTGTCTCCTCTGAAAAGCATTCAATTTCTGTGCAG GTTGGTGCTTCtctatttccttttattaaagGACAATG GGGATCCACACAGAAAAGGATAGAAGAGGAGATGGGGGTTAAAATAATAATGCCTACTTCAAAAGATGACGATTTCATTT CCATTGAAGGCATTTCAATCGACAGTGTGAATTCAGCTTCGGAGAGGATACAGGATATAATTGATGAG AGTGTTAATAGTCGAAACGTTGATTATTCACACTTCATATCCATTCCACTGGCAATTCATCCTGGGTTAGTTAAGAAACTCATTAATTTTGAACACTCAATTTTGGGAAATGTTTCTTACAAGGATAGGAGCACTTATACTGATTCCAATGAAGAGGAGGGTACTACTGACACCAAAGGTAAAAATGCTGGTGTTGCAGTTGAACATAAAGTTAATCTTACCGAGATACCCCTTGTCAGTTACAAACCTAAAGCATTCCAGTCTGCTGCTTCATCCG ATCTGGGTATTGACAAATCTATATTCATCAGGCCTAAAACATTTCACCTTACAGTACTGATGCTTAAGCTATGGAACAAAGAACGAATTAAGACAGCCACTGAGGTTCTGCAG AGTATCTCCTCGAAAGTTATGGAAGCCTTGGATAATCGGCCACTCTCTATAAGATTAAAGGGACTG GAATGCATGAAAGGTTCTTTGGCAAAAGCCCGTGTTCTGTATGCTCCTGTGGAAGAAATTGGCAGTGAGGGCCGTCTTTTACGTGCTTGTC AAGTCATTATTGATGCATATGTTGAAGCTGGACTCGTCTTAGAGCGTGATGCTAAACACAAACTGAAG CTACACGCCACTGTGATGAACACGGGACATAGTGAAAG GACTAAGTGGAAAAGAAAGGTTTATTCTTTTGATGCACGAGGCATATTTGAGCAGTATGGATCGGAGGACTGGGGGCAGTATCTTATTCATGAAGCTCATCTTTCGCAGAGATTTTCTTTCGACGAAAATGGATACTATCATTGTTGTGCTTCAATTCCTTTTCCTGGAAATGTGCAGGTGGAATGA
- the LOC108333816 gene encoding aquaporin TIP2-1, with translation MAGIAFGRFDDSFSFASIKAYIAEFISTLLFVFAGVGSAIAYAKLTSDAALDPAGLVAVAIGHGFALFVAVSVGANISGGHVNPAVTFGLALGGHITILTGLFYWIAQLLGSIVACFLLKFVTGYSIPIHGVAAGVGAGEGVVTEIIITFGLVYTVYATAADPKKGSLGTIAPIAIGFIVGANILAAAPFSGGSMNPARSFGPAVVSGDFHDNWIYWIGPLVGGGLAGLIYTYAFIPTQHHAPLATDF, from the exons ATGGCTGGCATAGCATTCGGACGCTTCGATGATTCTTTTAGTTTTGCCTCCATCAAGGCCTACATTGCTGAGTTCATCTCAACCCTTCTCTTTGTTTTTGCTGGTGTCGGTTCAGCCATAGCCTATG CTAAGTTGACATCAGATGCAGCTCTTGATCCTGCTGGGTTGGTAGCTGTTGCCATTGGCCATGGTTTTGCTCTCTTCGTTGCTGTTTCAGTCGGAGCCAACATTTCTGGTGGCCATGTTAACCCTGCTGTGACCTTTGGGTTGGCTCTTGGAGGTCACATCACCATCCTCACTGGTCTCTTCTACTGGATTGCGCAGCTCCTTGGCTCCATAGTGGCCTGCTTTCTCCTCAAGTTTGTCACTGGCTAT AGTATTCCTATCCACGGTGTTGCTGCGGGAGTTGGAGCCGGAGAAGGAGTTGTTACTGAGATCATCATCACATTTGGATTAGTGTACACAGTGTATGCTACAGCTGCAGACCCAAAGAAGGGTTCACTTGGTACAATTGCACCCATTGCCATAGGTTTCATCGTTGGTGCAAACATCTTAGCTGCAGCACCATTTTCTGGGGGATCCATGAACCCTGCACGTTCCTTTGGCCCTGCAGTTGTCAGCGGTGACTTTCATGACAACTGGATCTACTGGATTGGCCCTCTTGTTGGTGGTGGTTTGGCTGGTCTTATCTACACCTATGCCTTCATTCCCACCCAGCACCATGCACCTCTCGCCACTGATTTTTGA
- the LOC108333814 gene encoding uncharacterized protein LOC108333814 isoform X2, giving the protein MEQKNVNSIWRPVATKASACEDRGTVQETGGSTSTTVSNDHVMKVATEAIDAIAKSATSSSQLQDNVENRVLRGDSSVSSEKHSISVQVGASLFPFIKGQWGSTQKRIEEEMGVKIIMPTSKDDDFISIEGISIDSVNSASERIQDIIDESVNSRNVDYSHFISIPLAIHPGLVKKLINFEHSILGNVSYKDRSTYTDSNEEEGTTDTKGKNAGVAVEHKVNLTEIPLVSYKPKAFQSAASSDLGIDKSIFIRPKTFHLTVLMLKLWNKERIKTATEVLQSISSKVMEALDNRPLSIRLKGLECMKGSLAKARVLYAPVEEIGSEGRLLRACQVIIDAYVEAGLVLERDAKHKLKLHATVMNTGHSERTKWKRKVYSFDARGIFEQYGSEDWGQYLIHEAHLSQRFSFDENGYYHCCASIPFPGNVQVE; this is encoded by the exons ATGGAACAGAAAAATGTGAATTCTATATGGAGACCAGTTGCCACTAAGGCCAGTGCTTGTGAAG ATCGAGGCACAGTTCAGGAAACGGGCGGTAGCACATCTACCACTGTTTCAAATGATCATGTCATGAAGGTAGCTACTGAAGCTATAGATGCAATAGCTAAATCAGCTACTAGTTCAAGCCAATTGCAGGATAATGTTGAAAACAGAGTGCTACGAGGAGATTCTTCTGTCTCCTCTGAAAAGCATTCAATTTCTGTGCAG GTTGGTGCTTCtctatttccttttattaaagGACAATG GGGATCCACACAGAAAAGGATAGAAGAGGAGATGGGGGTTAAAATAATAATGCCTACTTCAAAAGATGACGATTTCATTT CCATTGAAGGCATTTCAATCGACAGTGTGAATTCAGCTTCGGAGAGGATACAGGATATAATTGATGAG AGTGTTAATAGTCGAAACGTTGATTATTCACACTTCATATCCATTCCACTGGCAATTCATCCTGGGTTAGTTAAGAAACTCATTAATTTTGAACACTCAATTTTGGGAAATGTTTCTTACAAGGATAGGAGCACTTATACTGATTCCAATGAAGAGGAGGGTACTACTGACACCAAAGGTAAAAATGCTGGTGTTGCAGTTGAACATAAAGTTAATCTTACCGAGATACCCCTTGTCAGTTACAAACCTAAAGCATTCCAGTCTGCTGCTTCATCCG ATCTGGGTATTGACAAATCTATATTCATCAGGCCTAAAACATTTCACCTTACAGTACTGATGCTTAAGCTATGGAACAAAGAACGAATTAAGACAGCCACTGAGGTTCTGCAG AGTATCTCCTCGAAAGTTATGGAAGCCTTGGATAATCGGCCACTCTCTATAAGATTAAAGGGACTG GAATGCATGAAAGGTTCTTTGGCAAAAGCCCGTGTTCTGTATGCTCCTGTGGAAGAAATTGGCAGTGAGGGCCGTCTTTTACGTGCTTGTC AAGTCATTATTGATGCATATGTTGAAGCTGGACTCGTCTTAGAGCGTGATGCTAAACACAAACTGAAG CTACACGCCACTGTGATGAACACGGGACATAGTGAAAG GACTAAGTGGAAAAGAAAGGTTTATTCTTTTGATGCACGAGGCATATTTGAGCAGTATGGATCGGAGGACTGGGGGCAGTATCTTATTCATGAAGCTCATCTTTCGCAGAGATTTTCTTTCGACGAAAATGGATACTATCATTGTTGTGCTTCAATTCCTTTTCCTGGAAATGTGCAGGTGGAATGA